Proteins encoded together in one uncultured Desulfosarcina sp. window:
- a CDS encoding helix-turn-helix transcriptional regulator — protein MHQIMVSPGGLGVVLRELRKKKGLTQAALGARVGLDQKRVSLIENGNPNVRVDSLFRLFSALEVGMVLEPKVLDDAAKDGEDRW, from the coding sequence ATGCACCAAATCATGGTGTCCCCCGGCGGGCTTGGCGTAGTGTTAAGAGAACTGAGAAAGAAAAAGGGACTCACCCAGGCGGCATTAGGAGCCAGGGTCGGGCTTGACCAGAAACGGGTCTCCCTGATCGAAAACGGGAATCCCAACGTCCGGGTGGATAGTCTGTTCAGGCTTTTCTCGGCCCTGGAGGTTGGTATGGTTCTCGAGCCCAAAGTTTTGGACGATGCGGCCAAGGATGGAGAAGATAGATGGTAA
- a CDS encoding type II toxin-antitoxin system HipA family toxin, with protein sequence MVTADRLRVLMNGSPVGWLSRRSNGIVSLNYDPVWLANANTRPLSLSLPLTTQVYSEDRVENFFDNLLPDNISLRNRLQARIGAASTRAFDLLYHIGRDCVGALQLVPEGESIDVKKITANKVDDEQIETILQSHTTMPLGVDLDSDFRLSVAGAQEKTAFLKMKGTWYRPFGATPTSHIFKLPMGGFGQSELDLSESVENEWLCQQLLIAFGMPVARTQMALFGDQKVLVVERFDRRWAADGSWLMRLPQEDMCQATGTPGALKYEADGGPGMRAVMDLLLGSDRAHTDRKMFMTAQLLFWMLGAIDGHAKNFSLFLRPGGRFHLTPLYDVISIYPLVASHQIALPKVKMAMALLGKNRHYHWKTITRRHWLDTARKCRYAEKEMAGIIEKCCDLVTGCIEKVAAILPSDFPGHVAESVFSGIWKARNRLAE encoded by the coding sequence ATGGTAACAGCGGACAGACTTCGGGTTTTGATGAACGGATCGCCCGTGGGCTGGCTCAGCCGCCGATCAAACGGAATCGTTTCCTTGAACTATGACCCGGTATGGCTGGCAAACGCCAACACCAGACCGCTGTCCCTATCCCTGCCGCTCACGACTCAAGTTTATTCCGAAGATCGTGTCGAAAATTTTTTCGATAATCTGCTGCCGGACAATATTTCCTTGCGCAATCGGCTGCAAGCCCGGATCGGGGCGGCGTCCACCCGTGCGTTCGATCTTTTGTATCATATCGGCAGGGATTGTGTGGGGGCATTACAGCTTGTGCCGGAGGGTGAATCGATCGACGTTAAAAAAATCACGGCAAACAAGGTCGATGACGAGCAGATAGAAACCATCCTCCAATCCCATACTACGATGCCCCTGGGGGTGGATCTTGATTCCGATTTTCGCCTTTCGGTAGCCGGCGCTCAGGAAAAGACGGCGTTTCTTAAAATGAAGGGTACCTGGTACAGGCCGTTTGGGGCCACCCCAACCAGTCATATTTTTAAACTGCCCATGGGTGGATTCGGGCAAAGCGAACTGGACCTGTCTGAAAGCGTGGAAAACGAATGGCTATGCCAACAGCTTCTGATCGCCTTTGGCATGCCTGTCGCCCGAACACAGATGGCATTATTCGGGGATCAAAAGGTTTTGGTGGTGGAGCGTTTTGACCGCCGCTGGGCCGCAGACGGCTCCTGGCTGATGCGACTGCCCCAGGAAGATATGTGCCAGGCGACGGGAACACCCGGGGCTTTAAAATATGAAGCGGACGGCGGTCCCGGCATGAGGGCGGTCATGGATTTACTTCTTGGCTCTGACCGGGCTCATACAGACAGAAAAATGTTCATGACAGCCCAATTGCTTTTTTGGATGCTGGGAGCCATTGACGGTCACGCCAAAAATTTCAGCCTCTTTCTCCGGCCCGGCGGCCGATTTCATCTGACCCCACTTTATGACGTGATTTCCATCTATCCGCTGGTGGCATCCCATCAAATTGCCTTACCCAAGGTGAAGATGGCCATGGCGTTATTGGGGAAGAACCGCCACTACCATTGGAAAACGATCACTCGACGGCACTGGCTGGATACGGCAAGGAAATGCCGCTATGCCGAAAAGGAAATGGCAGGAATTATAGAAAAATGCTGTGACTTGGTTACAGGCTGCATTGAAAAGGTTGCCGCAATTCTTCCGTCGGACTTTCCCGGCCATGTTGCGGAGTCGGTTTTTTCCGGCATATGGAAGGCAAGAAACCGGTTGGCGGAGTAA
- a CDS encoding universal stress protein: MLPQIKNILYATDLSENARYAYKYAASIAQQYNARITILHVIEHLTTETFLQIHGFVGEEKWNQLQEEKREDFVTRIQGRLANFCDEINSEVDACTFQVDKILVKDGIAADEILHQADLNNADLIIMGTRGFGMFKDALMGGTARRVVRRSIIPVMVVRLPEEE; this comes from the coding sequence ATGCTGCCGCAAATCAAGAACATCCTGTACGCCACCGACCTGTCGGAAAATGCACGCTATGCATACAAATATGCCGCCAGCATTGCCCAGCAGTACAATGCGCGTATTACCATCCTGCACGTCATCGAACATCTGACCACGGAAACCTTTTTGCAGATTCACGGTTTTGTCGGCGAAGAGAAGTGGAATCAGCTCCAGGAGGAAAAACGCGAGGATTTCGTTACGCGCATCCAGGGGCGCCTGGCCAATTTCTGCGACGAGATCAACAGTGAAGTGGATGCCTGCACCTTTCAGGTGGATAAAATTCTCGTAAAGGACGGTATCGCCGCCGACGAGATCCTCCACCAGGCCGACCTCAATAACGCCGATCTGATTATCATGGGTACCAGGGGGTTTGGCATGTTCAAGGACGCCCTCATGGGGGGCACGGCCCGCCGGGTTGTGAGAAGGAGCATCATTCCGGTGATGGTGGTGCGCCTGCCGGAAGAGGAGTGA
- a CDS encoding ferritin family protein: MNFNSFEEILDFAIEREKQAVNFYQKLVDTESFTASRQTLAEFVEEEKKHQTLLEEFKKGNRSIVEYDYEWIPDIKRSDYLVDMKYEPGMDFAEILRIAMKREEKALRLYNALATKTDNADCIKLFKMLAQEEAKHKQTFETLYDDHMAQLGD; the protein is encoded by the coding sequence ATGAATTTCAATTCCTTCGAAGAGATCCTCGACTTTGCCATTGAACGGGAAAAACAGGCGGTCAACTTTTACCAGAAATTGGTGGATACGGAATCTTTTACAGCTTCCAGGCAGACCCTGGCCGAATTTGTTGAAGAGGAGAAAAAGCACCAGACGTTGCTCGAGGAATTCAAAAAAGGCAATCGCTCCATCGTGGAGTACGATTACGAATGGATTCCGGATATCAAGCGCAGCGACTATCTCGTAGATATGAAGTACGAACCGGGTATGGATTTTGCCGAAATTCTCCGGATCGCCATGAAGCGCGAGGAAAAAGCCCTGCGTCTGTACAACGCCCTGGCCACGAAAACCGATAATGCCGACTGCATCAAGCTCTTCAAGATGCTGGCCCAGGAGGAGGCCAAACACAAACAGACCTTCGAGACCCTCTATGACGACCATATGGCTCAACTGGGAGACTGA
- a CDS encoding DUF2892 domain-containing protein has product MNIDRIVLGFAGFMILISLLLAQFHSLYWLWFTAFVGANLLQSSITGFCPLVKVLKPLGVKPGKAFD; this is encoded by the coding sequence ATGAACATCGACCGCATTGTTCTGGGCTTTGCCGGATTCATGATACTGATCTCTCTTTTGCTGGCTCAATTTCACTCCCTTTACTGGCTGTGGTTTACCGCCTTCGTGGGGGCCAACCTTCTTCAGTCCAGCATTACGGGATTCTGCCCGCTGGTTAAAGTTCTCAAGCCATTGGGCGTCAAGCCGGGCAAGGCCTTCGATTAG
- a CDS encoding DVU0772 family protein has product MMNLDEIKDNRDLVNAIDWEMTPEEAVRLYLEWGNNWARGNYVIRSKDDVSHYFVVNTWKDEPVIYFIRRNSEQAVELAKIRMPADLKKRFLHSGGRHKGVWAPDGEVKDWLKKKLDIH; this is encoded by the coding sequence ATGATGAACCTTGACGAAATCAAAGACAACAGGGATCTGGTCAATGCCATCGACTGGGAAATGACCCCCGAAGAGGCGGTCCGGCTCTATCTGGAGTGGGGCAACAACTGGGCCCGGGGTAACTATGTCATCCGATCGAAAGACGACGTGTCCCATTATTTCGTGGTCAATACCTGGAAAGACGAGCCCGTGATCTATTTTATCCGTCGCAACAGCGAACAGGCCGTAGAACTGGCCAAAATCCGTATGCCTGCCGATCTCAAAAAACGGTTTTTGCATTCCGGGGGGCGCCACAAAGGGGTCTGGGCACCGGATGGCGAAGTCAAGGACTGGCTTAAGAAGAAACTTGATATCCACTGA
- a CDS encoding amino acid ABC transporter permease, translating into MMNTCDIPLSGNDARTGWKSLFLDVLGAIGTAGLLIWFVYAGGAGLGYNWQWYRVPRYLFTVSEGHFLAGPLLKGLVVTLKVSAVSLVFACFFGLVTAIGRLSASFTARAIARVYLETIRNTPLLVQLFFIYFVFSPLVGLSRFASAVLALSLFEGAYASEIIRAGILAVPQGQWEAAQSIGLSPWRIYRHIVLPQALRHMTPPLISQGVSLIKDSALVSTIAIYDLTMKGQEIIAETYLVFELWFTIAAIYLMLTFSLSLATQAMEKRMALAKY; encoded by the coding sequence ATGATGAATACCTGTGACATTCCACTTTCAGGAAACGACGCCCGAACCGGCTGGAAGAGTCTGTTTTTGGACGTTTTGGGTGCGATAGGCACCGCCGGTCTTCTGATCTGGTTCGTCTATGCCGGCGGTGCCGGGTTGGGCTATAACTGGCAGTGGTACCGGGTTCCGCGCTATCTGTTCACCGTTTCCGAGGGCCATTTTCTGGCCGGCCCCCTGCTCAAGGGTCTCGTTGTAACCTTGAAGGTTTCGGCGGTTTCGTTGGTATTTGCCTGCTTTTTTGGCCTGGTGACTGCCATCGGCCGCCTGTCCGCATCTTTCACCGCCCGAGCTATCGCCCGGGTCTATCTGGAAACCATTCGCAACACACCGCTGCTGGTGCAACTGTTCTTCATCTATTTCGTTTTTTCGCCGCTGGTGGGTCTTTCTCGTTTTGCCTCGGCGGTGTTGGCCTTAAGTTTGTTCGAAGGGGCCTACGCCTCTGAAATTATTCGGGCCGGGATTCTGGCGGTACCCCAAGGGCAATGGGAGGCCGCCCAAAGCATCGGGCTGAGCCCCTGGCGCATCTACCGCCATATCGTATTGCCCCAGGCCCTGCGCCATATGACGCCGCCGCTGATCAGCCAGGGGGTATCGCTGATCAAGGATTCGGCCCTGGTCAGCACCATCGCCATCTATGATTTGACCATGAAAGGCCAGGAAATCATTGCCGAAACCTACCTGGTATTCGAACTGTGGTTTACCATCGCTGCCATCTACCTGATGTTGACCTTCTCTTTGTCTTTGGCAACCCAAGCCATGGAGAAGCGGATGGCACTGGCAAAATACTAA
- a CDS encoding transporter substrate-binding domain-containing protein: MKAATQSTRLLLMAILVFSLIGAPGAMAADSNDSVVEQVIQRGVLRVGMSTFVPWAMKDKTGKLIGFEIDVATRLAKDMGVKVEFVPTKWSGIIPALLTGKFDVIIGGMGVLPSRNLKVNFTDPYDYTGMSMVASKKMAVGMTALEDYNKPGVIIAARLGSTAVTATKKYLPKAEIRMFDDEAQAYQEVINGRVHAVVGSAPTPAFQAIKNPDKLFMPFKDTFTREPIGFAVRKGDVDTLNFFNNWIGYVAAEGWLKERKSYWFETRDWESQIQ; the protein is encoded by the coding sequence ATGAAAGCTGCAACACAATCAACCCGTCTGTTGTTAATGGCGATTCTGGTGTTCAGTCTGATTGGCGCCCCCGGAGCCATGGCCGCCGACAGTAACGATAGTGTGGTGGAACAGGTGATCCAACGCGGTGTGCTCCGGGTGGGCATGTCCACCTTCGTTCCCTGGGCGATGAAGGACAAAACCGGCAAGCTCATCGGATTCGAAATCGATGTGGCGACCCGTCTGGCTAAGGACATGGGGGTTAAGGTCGAATTCGTTCCCACCAAATGGTCCGGCATCATTCCTGCCCTGTTAACCGGCAAATTCGATGTGATCATCGGCGGCATGGGCGTTTTGCCCAGCCGGAATCTCAAGGTTAATTTCACCGATCCTTACGATTATACCGGCATGTCCATGGTGGCCAGCAAGAAAATGGCAGTCGGCATGACCGCCCTCGAGGACTATAACAAACCCGGTGTGATTATTGCCGCCCGACTGGGCTCTACAGCCGTTACCGCCACCAAAAAGTACCTGCCCAAGGCAGAGATTCGTATGTTCGACGATGAAGCTCAGGCATATCAGGAGGTCATCAACGGCCGCGTGCATGCCGTTGTCGGTTCTGCACCGACGCCGGCTTTCCAGGCCATCAAGAACCCGGACAAGCTTTTTATGCCGTTCAAAGACACGTTTACCCGGGAACCGATCGGCTTTGCCGTGCGCAAGGGCGATGTGGACACCCTGAATTTTTTCAACAACTGGATTGGCTATGTGGCCGCCGAAGGCTGGCTCAAGGAACGCAAGAGCTACTGGTTTGAAACCAGGGATTGGGAATCGCAGATCCAGTGA
- a CDS encoding amino acid ABC transporter permease, translating into MIQKKGKITAMDLILLSGIGAVVAGLLYLATQKAQYHWNWQALPQYLLRMDENTGKWVPGLILQGVFVTLRLSVWATVLALIIGTIMGLFRTGCSRYRRMLGSGYVALIRNIPVLVWIFIFYYFVGDRLLPALGINQVMLMDGGPLSGILSLIMAEPSRIPVFISGAVALAVYEGAYITEIIRAGIQSIDKGQWEASSGLGFTRAQQLRHVIFPQALRRVLPPLAGQFISTIKDSAIVSVISIQELTFQGMELMAATFLTFEVWITILAIYFVLCLACSLLVERFELHLKRETRPA; encoded by the coding sequence GTGATCCAAAAGAAAGGTAAAATCACCGCCATGGACCTGATCCTGCTTTCCGGGATCGGGGCCGTGGTGGCAGGCCTGCTTTACCTGGCAACGCAAAAAGCGCAGTACCACTGGAACTGGCAGGCCCTCCCCCAATACCTGCTGCGGATGGACGAAAATACCGGCAAATGGGTTCCCGGTCTGATCCTGCAGGGAGTATTTGTCACCCTGAGGCTCAGCGTCTGGGCCACGGTGCTGGCCCTGATCATCGGTACGATCATGGGGCTTTTCCGCACCGGTTGCAGCCGCTACCGGCGGATGCTGGGCAGCGGGTACGTGGCGTTAATCCGCAATATTCCGGTATTGGTATGGATTTTCATTTTCTATTATTTCGTCGGCGACCGACTTCTGCCGGCCCTAGGCATCAATCAGGTCATGCTTATGGACGGCGGCCCGTTGTCCGGCATCCTGAGCCTGATCATGGCCGAGCCCTCGAGAATTCCCGTTTTCATTTCCGGAGCCGTGGCCCTGGCCGTGTATGAAGGCGCCTATATTACCGAAATTATCCGCGCCGGCATTCAGTCCATTGACAAGGGCCAGTGGGAAGCGTCTTCCGGCTTGGGGTTTACCCGCGCCCAACAGCTCCGCCATGTAATTTTTCCTCAGGCCCTGCGACGAGTGCTGCCGCCCTTGGCCGGTCAGTTTATCTCCACCATCAAGGATTCGGCCATCGTTTCGGTCATCTCCATCCAGGAGCTGACCTTCCAGGGCATGGAACTGATGGCTGCAACCTTTCTCACCTTCGAAGTCTGGATTACCATCCTGGCCATTTACTTCGTCCTTTGCCTTGCCTGCTCCCTGCTGGTGGAACGGTTCGAACTGCACCTCAAAAGAGAAACCCGGCCGGCATAA
- a CDS encoding OFA family MFS transporter, giving the protein MSVQPAAKVPMKGWITTFAGTTINLCLGILYAWSIWKKALVDVDRAGEVMTGANAGWTYLTNAQAATPFAICVILFAVLMIPGGRIQDKFGPKVGATAGGLFLALGCVVAALMKSQLGLIIGFGILGGTGMGLGYAAPTPAALKWFGPHKRGLIAGTVVAGYGGAAIYIGGLGQYFIDHYGISGSFFALGGIFAVVTILCGQLLFTPPKDYVPPMPANAKLSAAAQDSTKHDWTPKEIFKSWQFYALVLMFTISTQSGLLIIANAAGLLKKAAADVPFFAANAWILVSFGGLINASGRVGTGFYSDKIGRVNAYCLNCAISAGCMFILPYVIAEQNIVLLFLVVGVAYWQYGGGLSLMPSFTADFYGSKYLGFNYGLVFMGWGMGFFMTSLGGTIEDLTGSLRWAFYMSAGLLMLGVLIAYLTNRPKHAEEKAPVMAKTMVTEKAVD; this is encoded by the coding sequence ATGTCGGTACAGCCAGCAGCAAAAGTTCCCATGAAGGGATGGATCACGACGTTTGCCGGAACCACCATCAACCTGTGTCTGGGCATCCTGTATGCGTGGAGCATATGGAAAAAGGCACTGGTCGACGTAGACCGGGCCGGTGAGGTCATGACCGGCGCCAATGCGGGCTGGACCTATCTCACCAACGCCCAGGCAGCAACCCCCTTTGCCATCTGTGTCATCCTTTTTGCCGTACTCATGATTCCCGGCGGGCGGATTCAGGATAAATTCGGCCCCAAGGTCGGGGCGACCGCCGGCGGGCTCTTCCTGGCCCTGGGCTGCGTTGTCGCCGCCTTGATGAAAAGCCAGTTGGGACTGATCATCGGCTTCGGCATCCTGGGCGGAACCGGCATGGGATTGGGGTATGCGGCGCCCACACCGGCGGCCCTGAAGTGGTTCGGACCCCATAAACGCGGATTGATCGCCGGTACCGTCGTCGCCGGGTACGGCGGCGCCGCCATCTACATCGGCGGGTTGGGCCAGTACTTCATCGACCATTACGGCATCAGCGGAAGCTTCTTTGCATTGGGCGGCATTTTCGCGGTGGTCACCATTTTGTGCGGCCAATTGCTCTTCACCCCGCCCAAAGATTACGTGCCGCCCATGCCGGCCAACGCCAAGCTGTCGGCAGCCGCCCAGGACAGCACCAAACATGATTGGACCCCCAAGGAAATCTTCAAATCCTGGCAGTTTTACGCCCTGGTCCTCATGTTTACCATTTCGACCCAATCCGGTCTGTTGATTATCGCCAACGCCGCCGGTCTGTTGAAAAAAGCGGCCGCCGATGTACCGTTTTTCGCGGCCAACGCCTGGATACTGGTTTCCTTCGGCGGGTTGATCAATGCCTCGGGACGGGTGGGAACCGGCTTTTATTCCGATAAAATCGGCCGGGTAAACGCCTATTGCCTGAACTGCGCTATTTCCGCGGGCTGCATGTTCATCCTGCCCTATGTGATCGCCGAACAGAATATCGTCCTGCTGTTCCTGGTTGTCGGGGTCGCCTACTGGCAGTATGGCGGCGGGCTTTCCCTGATGCCCTCTTTCACCGCCGATTTTTACGGCTCCAAATACCTCGGATTCAACTACGGCCTGGTATTTATGGGATGGGGCATGGGCTTTTTCATGACCAGTCTGGGCGGCACCATCGAGGATCTCACCGGCAGCCTGCGCTGGGCCTTTTACATGTCGGCCGGCCTGCTGATGCTGGGTGTACTCATCGCCTACCTGACCAACCGGCCCAAGCACGCCGAGGAAAAAGCTCCCGTCATGGCCAAAACCATGGTCACCGAAAAAGCGGTCGATTAA
- the rsgA gene encoding ribosome small subunit-dependent GTPase A, translated as MENRHPGQVTPARVVGVRKNSFYTSNGQKEWLATVAGKLQQANRRYPVVGDWVLVTDTVIHEVLARKNALTRGASGGRGKLEVMPMRQQVIAANLDTVFIVCGLDRDYNLRRIERYLTLVYNCDLAPAIILTKADLHQDPRTFAQEVEAIAFGVPVHLVSARDATGLAQLESYLAPGRTITMIGSSGAGKSTLLNRLYGKSIQATKATSEKVGKGTHTTTSRDLIVMPKGGMIIDNPGIREIAFWDADKGVESAFPEIERLAYGCRFSDCSHAHEPGCRVLQAVANGEIAQERLDSYHKMNRELNYLAERQHKSADRVEKERWKEVALKVKALKKKR; from the coding sequence TTGGAAAACAGACACCCGGGTCAGGTTACACCGGCGCGGGTCGTCGGGGTCCGGAAAAACAGTTTTTATACCAGCAATGGACAAAAGGAATGGCTTGCCACGGTCGCAGGCAAACTTCAGCAGGCCAACCGTCGCTATCCCGTTGTCGGCGACTGGGTGCTGGTGACCGATACGGTCATTCATGAAGTGCTGGCGCGAAAAAACGCGTTGACCCGCGGGGCTTCGGGCGGACGTGGAAAACTGGAGGTGATGCCGATGCGGCAACAGGTGATTGCCGCCAACCTCGACACCGTTTTTATCGTCTGCGGTCTGGATCGGGACTACAACCTGCGCCGCATCGAACGGTACCTGACGTTGGTCTATAACTGCGACCTGGCGCCGGCCATCATTCTCACCAAGGCGGATTTGCATCAAGATCCGAGAACGTTCGCCCAGGAAGTGGAAGCGATCGCTTTCGGGGTGCCGGTGCATCTGGTGTCCGCCAGGGACGCCACCGGTCTGGCCCAATTGGAAAGCTACCTTGCTCCCGGCCGGACCATCACCATGATCGGCTCATCCGGGGCCGGGAAATCCACCCTGCTGAATCGGCTCTACGGCAAGTCTATCCAGGCCACCAAAGCGACAAGCGAAAAGGTGGGTAAGGGGACGCATACGACCACCAGTCGGGACCTGATCGTGATGCCCAAAGGCGGCATGATCATCGACAATCCCGGTATCCGGGAGATTGCCTTCTGGGATGCTGACAAGGGGGTCGAAAGCGCTTTCCCGGAAATCGAACGTCTGGCCTACGGCTGCCGTTTTTCCGACTGCAGTCACGCCCACGAACCCGGATGCCGGGTCCTGCAGGCGGTTGCCAATGGAGAGATTGCTCAAGAGCGGCTGGACAGCTACCATAAAATGAATCGTGAACTGAACTACCTTGCCGAAAGGCAGCACAAGAGTGCCGACCGGGTGGAAAAGGAGCGCTGGAAGGAGGTGGCGCTGAAGGTGAAAGCTTTGAAGAAGAAGAGATAA
- a CDS encoding NAD-dependent epimerase/dehydratase family protein, whose amino-acid sequence MKKIDKTKPVMITGATGYVAGWIAKKLLDEGLTVHAPIRDPENPEKRKHLDRIAAGAPGQIHYFKADLLDQGSYAEAMADCEIVFHTASPFIIDVSDPQKELVDPAQLGTRNVLEEANRTPSVKRVVVTSSCAAIYGDNADLKKTPRGIFTEEIWNTSSSLEHQPYSYSKTVAEKEAWAINAKQSRWDLITINPTLVIGPGINPRATSESFKLIKQFGDGSMKTGAPRFGFGLVDVRDLAEAHFRAAFTPEAKGRYIVSGHNTDLLAMAATLLDKYGDHYPIPRKAMPKWLVWLVAPMVNKAMTRKIVSLNVNLPWKGDNSKSVRELGMQYRPMKESMNDFFQQMIDSGLVPKQK is encoded by the coding sequence ATGAAAAAAATAGATAAAACCAAGCCGGTCATGATTACCGGGGCTACCGGATACGTAGCTGGGTGGATTGCCAAGAAACTTCTTGATGAAGGCCTCACCGTCCACGCACCGATCAGGGATCCGGAGAATCCCGAAAAACGCAAACACCTTGACCGGATTGCCGCAGGCGCACCCGGCCAAATACACTATTTCAAAGCCGACCTGCTCGATCAAGGCTCTTATGCGGAGGCCATGGCCGATTGCGAGATCGTCTTCCACACGGCATCGCCGTTTATCATCGATGTCTCCGATCCTCAAAAGGAGCTTGTCGATCCCGCCCAGTTGGGTACCCGCAACGTACTGGAGGAGGCCAACCGGACACCCTCCGTAAAGCGGGTGGTTGTGACCAGCAGTTGCGCAGCTATTTATGGAGACAATGCCGACCTGAAGAAGACGCCCCGCGGCATTTTCACCGAAGAAATCTGGAATACAAGTTCCTCTCTGGAACATCAGCCGTACTCCTATTCCAAAACCGTGGCAGAGAAAGAGGCCTGGGCGATCAACGCAAAGCAGTCCCGCTGGGACCTGATTACCATCAACCCCACTCTGGTCATCGGACCGGGCATCAACCCCCGTGCCACCTCGGAAAGCTTTAAGCTGATCAAACAATTCGGCGACGGCAGCATGAAAACCGGCGCCCCCCGTTTTGGATTCGGGTTGGTCGATGTCCGCGACCTGGCCGAAGCCCATTTCAGGGCCGCTTTCACGCCCGAAGCCAAGGGACGCTACATCGTTTCCGGACACAATACGGACCTTCTCGCCATGGCCGCAACGCTGCTGGATAAATACGGCGACCACTACCCCATCCCCCGCAAGGCGATGCCCAAATGGCTGGTGTGGCTGGTGGCCCCTATGGTCAACAAAGCTATGACCCGAAAAATCGTCTCGCTGAACGTCAACCTGCCCTGGAAAGGCGACAACAGCAAGAGCGTTCGGGAGTTGGGCATGCAGTATCGCCCCATGAAGGAGTCCATGAACGACTTCTTCCAACAGATGATCGACAGCGGTCTCGTACCAAAACAGAAATGA
- a CDS encoding AraC family transcriptional regulator ligand-binding domain-containing protein, producing the protein MKKASRFTVQRGWKITIKDMGINPAHVLTLAGLPADLFARNDASLSPEEYFNLWRGLEQAAGTEELPLKIGRAISVEAFDPPIFASLCSPNLTLPCSAWPNTSPLSAL; encoded by the coding sequence ATGAAAAAGGCCTCACGTTTCACTGTTCAGCGCGGCTGGAAAATCACCATCAAAGACATGGGAATCAACCCGGCTCATGTACTGACCCTGGCGGGCCTGCCGGCCGACCTGTTCGCCCGCAACGACGCGAGCCTGAGTCCGGAAGAGTATTTCAACCTGTGGCGCGGTTTGGAGCAGGCCGCAGGAACTGAGGAGCTACCCCTCAAGATCGGCCGCGCCATCTCCGTCGAAGCCTTCGATCCGCCCATTTTCGCCAGTCTTTGCAGCCCGAACCTCACACTGCCTTGCAGCGCCTGGCCCAATACAAGCCCCTTATCGGCCCTTTGA
- a CDS encoding AraC family transcriptional regulator has product MKVDIDRQQTIATLDCYGHNGQIPRSLGTTELVFLTQLARLATRETITPVVLELPRLPANPSSYKSYFGNAIEPGKAIRIGFSARDAARPFLTEDAAMWDFFEAKLKKKLSDLETEATVSQRVKSTLLEMLPSGQSDIEEAASRLAMSKRTLQRFLNLESSSYKSILNETRQALAEYYLARSSISPPEISYLLGYRDSNSFLRAFKTWTGRTPGEYRSTQLDAAPLQL; this is encoded by the coding sequence ATGAAGGTGGATATCGACCGGCAGCAGACCATCGCCACCTTGGACTGCTATGGGCATAACGGACAGATCCCGCGGTCCCTTGGCACGACCGAGTTGGTTTTTTTGACTCAGCTTGCCCGCCTGGCCACCCGCGAAACGATCACGCCGGTTGTTCTGGAACTGCCCCGGCTTCCGGCAAACCCCTCCTCCTATAAATCCTACTTTGGAAATGCAATTGAACCGGGTAAAGCGATTCGCATCGGGTTTTCGGCCCGGGATGCAGCCCGCCCGTTTCTTACCGAGGATGCTGCCATGTGGGATTTTTTCGAGGCCAAGCTGAAGAAAAAATTGTCCGATCTGGAAACGGAAGCCACCGTGTCTCAGCGCGTTAAAAGCACGTTGTTGGAAATGCTGCCCAGCGGGCAAAGCGACATCGAAGAGGCGGCCAGCCGATTGGCAATGAGTAAACGCACCTTGCAGCGATTCTTGAACCTGGAGTCTTCCAGCTACAAATCGATCCTCAATGAAACCCGACAGGCGCTGGCGGAATACTACTTGGCCCGGTCCTCCATTTCACCTCCCGAGATTTCCTATCTTCTGGGGTATCGGGACAGCAATTCATTCTTGCGAGCGTTCAAAACCTGGACCGGGAGGACGCCGGGAGAGTATCGCAGCACCCAGTTGGATGCGGCTCCGCTGCAACTATAG